A window of Syngnathus typhle isolate RoL2023-S1 ecotype Sweden linkage group LG9, RoL_Styp_1.0, whole genome shotgun sequence genomic DNA:
AAGAGCACATTTTCCAGCTTTGCTCCAGCAGCGCAGTCGCCCCTCCAGGGTTCCCTCCCACTGTGAGTCTGCGATGACGACGGCGACTCCATGTCACCGTCTGCTTTGGCTGGCTAGCTGCATGGCGTGAGAGACGTTAGTTtgatttgctttgtttgtttgcggGAGTCGCCGCAAAGGTCAAGTGGGTTAGGGTTGACACTCGACACCCGACTTTGTCCGTCTAACTCTCTCTCTATTTGTAATCCTGCCACGTGGAAGCTGGAAGCAAGGCTCGAAACCAACATTTGACCGGCACCACGTAGAATCGGAACACTACGTTGAACGGCTCAATTCGAAATGGAACAGGCCGATTTAAGAGCGTACTTGTCGCATTTGTTCTGAGAGCAAGCTCGCAACTCCAATGAAGTTTCATTTGGATTTCTGTGAAAATTCCCATTGGAAATTTGGTGTTggctttttgtcttttcttcacACGACGACACAAGCCGCATATCATAAACATTGTTGAAATTGGGCTCAGCTTGTTAGGTAGGGCACTGCATTCATTCTATTTGGGTAGGCTCAAGGAAAATGGCTGTGACTGAAATGTCATCTGCTCACTGTCTAACAATTTGGCCATTGTTTGAGAATTGCGCAGAATCAACAGCAAAGTCGTGACCCACTCCCGATCCAATTGGAGGGAATGTGGCCCCTGAACTCAACCGGGCCTCGCGGCTCCAATATTATTTGGCGCGAGGACGAGCGTATGATTCCCTGACAAGTCATCCACAGGTTGGCTACCCCTTCCACCTTTGTTTACctgccacgcacgcacgcacgcacgcacgcacgcacaccacgGCACTCTGGCAAGACACTGAGGTACGCGTTGGGCGTTCGTTCAAATGGTTATTACGCAACAACTCGACCCCCCAACTTGAATCATTCTCCATCCATGTGCGCCTTGCATGCATTGCATGCAATATGCAGACATGCATGCGATGGCTATCGGACTGCTGTGGGAATTCCCTACGTCATTTTCCACGCTCGATTAGAATCCTGCCAAGGGACGCATGCATGCAAACGTCGACGACACGACTGCATGGGAGCCATCGCGCTTACCTTTGACGCAGAGGCAaaatcagcaagagcagcaccgaagaggaggaagatgcgCTGGCTGGCGGGCGGGCTGGCTGGCGGGTTGGcgggttggctggctggctggctggctggctggagggctggatggatggatggctgctggctggctggttctTCTTCCCCACTTGCAGCTCGTTATCCCCGCAGTCCAAATGAGGCGAGACGGGCGGGGTGCAGCCGCGGCGGCTCTGGGCCCCTCCCACACCCACGCGCACATCCACCAGCGGCCGGGGGTAGTCACGTAGagcgggatggatggatgactggatggatggatggataactggatggatggatggataactggatggatggatggataactggatggatggataactggatggatggataactgGATGGTGGTCCCGGACAAGCAGCCTTCCCAAgccaaaaaccaaaatatccaAAATAAGTCTCGGGATGACGTAGTGTCTCTCTCTACTGCAGCTGTGCTGTAGTTCTATTATAAGAATCCACGCATGGAATCATGACAGCAGCTTTTTTAGTATCCACATGACGTCTTCAGGGGTTCCTGTGCACCactatttgaaaaagaaaaaaaaaaaaggggggcgggGTAAACTCGTGCTTGCCGCAGAGCGCGAGGGAGTACGGTTGGCAACACAATGGCGCCCCCTGGCAGGCCTTTGGACGACATGCAATACGTTCATTTTCGTTATATCAAGCAGTTACTTGTCGAAAGCGTCTTCTTTAcgttttatgtttattatttctaatatttcttttttaatttgatgtaaAATCGTGGCTGGCAAAACAGCGGCAAAGTGGCGCCCTCTATTGGACAACGCTCCAAAAGTATTGAAACGGAAAGATTTGTTTCTGTTGTACGCTGAAGACCAGACCTTCAGATTTCCGATCAAAAGGGAAATAAGAGAGAAAAGTTCAGAAGGCCAGAAGCGAGGCCCAAGCGGACAGACGTCACGGACGCTTTAGTCcggaaaaagtcaaacaaataaATTGATGGTACAGTACTTCTGTTTTTATTGAGCTAAATACTGATTGCAGTTGGCGTCACAAAATCAACTGCTACTCAGCTACTTGACGAGAAAGGACTTACAAAGTCAAACGAACGCAGCTTCTGTTCACAGAGCGCAACTATGAAAAATACGTTTCTTTCAAGTAACTCCACACGACTGCTGGGTGGGAATCTTTCACCGTCACCGTTAAAAACACAAAGATTCACGCTAACGTGTCCGCCCGCCGTCCCATAGACGGGCTTCGAAGCGGCCCGGCAATGGCAGCTTAAAAGAAAAGTGGCGGCGTTCCCGAGCCACGTACGTCGTGGCTTCTGGAGCGGCCTATCAAATGGGATGCTGGCCAACAGGGGATTCTTTGGCCCAAAATCCATTGGAATGAATAGAAAGGACAAAGAAGGAGAGAGTGATTGGACTTGGGCTCTTGCGCATTCACACAATAATGTTCATGTTTTCACAATGGAGTGCAATTgagtttttccagtgttttgCAAAGGGATCCAAAGAGCGGGCCcatccgaccgaccgaccgctggctggctggctattTGGGACGCAAGGTCACTCGGCGCATTCGGCTATCTCGGCCCCGTCCACCAGCAGCGTGTGAATGAGTCCGTCTCGGCGCTTTCCGCTGCTCACCGCCTTGACGCAGCAGTTGTGCTCGCCCAGGGTGAAGTGGGTTTCCGTGCCGTCGTCCACAAACTCGCCCTTGGAGTCGACACACAGCGACTTTGGAATTTGCTTCAAACAATACGGAACTCTTTTTGTGTTCTGATTATTGACTCTGGAAGCGACAaaggcccgccgccgccgccgccgccgccacgctgCCTCCATTGTCTTTACGGGTGCTCCACCCCACTCTCTAGATTTCGCTTTCTGAAAGCCcttttgaaattgttttttttatattcctaCAGTCTCCCAGGTCTCAAgatctggctggctggctggctggctggctggctggctggctggcacaaTCCTTGATGATTAGCAGTATTTTGACAAAAGCATATCACATCATTTAAATGGTGGGAGGAAAAAGACATAACTAAATGCACTTACTGCAGTTTCAATCTTCTGTCCATTACACCAAACATCCATGGTGTCTTTCTCTGCAAGACAAGAAAGGGAAGCTGATGTTCGGCCCATCACTTGATGATAAGTCCCGGTAGTCGCGTGGCCACCCCAGAGGCAGTGTACGAGGAGGCACTCACCCAAGACCACCCTGGAATCCATCCCGTCCAGGTTGAGCAGCCAGGTGCTGGTCACCTTGGATCTATTCTCCTGGTACTTCTTCAGGCTCTTGCCGTTGATGTCCAACGTGTACTCGTAGGCGAAGCCGCTGACCGCGTCGATGTTGATGGTGGCTTTGGTGTCCAGCTTGCCCACCGTGAACGTCTCCTTGCCCACCAGCTTGAACATCCACTCTCGCCTCAGCACCTCCTAGCAAAACAAAGTTCAGGGTACTATTTGAGCCCGCCCCCCTTCTCAGATGTCGTACCTTCCCGTCGACGCAGATGACCCTCTTGCCGGTGGTGGTGCCGTGCTCGAAGGCGATCCGATGGACTCCGTCGCTCAACGCCACGTCCCACACGGCAGCGAGGTCGCCGGACATGGCGGACATGACAACCTTGGCGAGGGAGGAGGTCACGGAGCCATCAAAAGAGATGAGTTGACACTTCAATTCCAGAGCGAGAGAAACGAGGTCCAAATTGGTTGGAATGGAACTTGACGTTTCAGCGTCACCCCTTCCTTCACAATTAACAGCGAACGATCCTCGCTCGCGCAACATCACAGATTAGTCCCGAATCGTTGGATATGCGCATGAAATAAAAGTAACAGTTGCTCGACTTTAAATAATCAATGGATGGCTTTTGATTGCTTTGGGCTTCGGGAAGCCCGTCCattctatttattttgaaaacaaaaccgGAAACACTGCTGCAAGGACAGTCGTAATCTCTGCTATTAGCTTATATCCACCGCTAGCTCGCGTCATCCATCGTACATACCCAGAGAATTCCCTTTTCGGGCTCATTTTATACAACTTACTCTGCGTTAATGTAGCCTTTTAACCATCACCAATTACCTTGACTGTTTTGCGGGATGGGGTGTAGCGTGTAACAGACGACTTTCGAAGCAAAACGCGGGGCGAGCTTGAGCTGTATGCACGGTATCGTGTAACCATAGCAACATGACATCCGCTTACGTGTATGCTTGGCCGCGCCTTCTTAAAACCCAACGCGGCTTTTAAGCTTaacaaaagaaagagagaagtaAAAGAAATCTCCTTTCCGATAAGTGTCTTGTATCCgaacaatgttgtttttttcactttacaatACTGTTTATGTTAATGAGAGTCTTGCATTCCCCGCTTCAGCCAGAGAGCGGCAGTAGTCAACAACTCTTAACGGCATTCCACATTTTAGGAAGGAAGAGCTTCGTCTTTCCTGCAAGCAGAAACCATCAAATGTCGTGACGTGCGAATGTTGTTTGTCTGCAAGTAGGCTGGCTACCTATCCCCCAATTGACCATGCAGTTTAGGGTGTGTCCAGTTTCTCTGGCCCAAAGTCTTGTGGAATCGTCCGTCCCTCCGGGGAGGCTCACT
This region includes:
- the faima gene encoding fas apoptotic inhibitory molecule a isoform X1; translated protein: MLRERGSFAVNCEGRGDAETSSSIPTNLDLVSLALELKCQLISFDGSVTSSLAKVVMSAMSGDLAAVWDVALSDGVHRIAFEHGTTTGKRVICVDGKEVLRREWMFKLVGKETFTVGKLDTKATINIDAVSGFAYEYTLDINGKSLKKYQENRSKVTSTWLLNLDGMDSRVVLEKDTMDVWCNGQKIETAGEFVDDGTETHFTLGEHNCCVKAVSSGKRRDGLIHTLLVDGAEIAECAE
- the faima gene encoding fas apoptotic inhibitory molecule a isoform X4, giving the protein MLRERGSFAVNCEGRGDAETSSSIPTNLDLVSLALELKCQLISFDGSVTSSLAKVVMSAMSGDLAAVWDVALSDGVHRIAFEHGTTTGKRVICVDGKEVLRREWMFKLVGKETFTVGKLDTKATINIDAVSGFAYEYTLDINGKSLKKYQENRSKVTSTWLLNLDGMDSRVVLEKDTMDVWCNGQKIETADCASQPASQPASQPARS
- the faima gene encoding fas apoptotic inhibitory molecule a isoform X2, whose translation is MVTRYRAYSSSSPRVLLRKSSVTRYTPSRKTVKCQLISFDGSVTSSLAKVVMSAMSGDLAAVWDVALSDGVHRIAFEHGTTTGKRVICVDGKEVLRREWMFKLVGKETFTVGKLDTKATINIDAVSGFAYEYTLDINGKSLKKYQENRSKVTSTWLLNLDGMDSRVVLEKDTMDVWCNGQKIETAGEFVDDGTETHFTLGEHNCCVKAVSSGKRRDGLIHTLLVDGAEIAECAE
- the faima gene encoding fas apoptotic inhibitory molecule a isoform X3; protein product: MVTRYRAYSSSSPRVLLRKSSVTRYTPSRKTVKVVMSAMSGDLAAVWDVALSDGVHRIAFEHGTTTGKRVICVDGKEVLRREWMFKLVGKETFTVGKLDTKATINIDAVSGFAYEYTLDINGKSLKKYQENRSKVTSTWLLNLDGMDSRVVLEKDTMDVWCNGQKIETAGEFVDDGTETHFTLGEHNCCVKAVSSGKRRDGLIHTLLVDGAEIAECAE
- the faima gene encoding fas apoptotic inhibitory molecule a isoform X5, with amino-acid sequence MSAMSGDLAAVWDVALSDGVHRIAFEHGTTTGKRVICVDGKEVLRREWMFKLVGKETFTVGKLDTKATINIDAVSGFAYEYTLDINGKSLKKYQENRSKVTSTWLLNLDGMDSRVVLEKDTMDVWCNGQKIETAGEFVDDGTETHFTLGEHNCCVKAVSSGKRRDGLIHTLLVDGAEIAECAE